The following DNA comes from Oceanispirochaeta sp..
AGGATCTTCTCATCGGCTTAAATATTGAGCTTGGTGAACTCCAAGAGCTCTTTTTATGGAAGAGTGACTCTGAAGTAGAAAATGTTGATAAGGAACGTATTGAAAATGAAGTTGCAGATATTGCCATTTTTCTGATCTATATCTGCAGGCACTTTGACATTGATCTACTCAATGCTATTACAGAGAAAATAGAGATCAATTCAAAAAAGTATCCAGTTGAGAAAAGTCGTAATAGTCATAAAAAATATAATGAATTGTAATGTTTCATGAGAACTCTGTTATGAGTCATTCTTATATTGGTATGCCCCTTAAATGAAAAAAATATCTGTCAATAAGAAAACTCTTTATGTTGTTGAATCCCATAATCAGGTTCTGGAAGCCTGGGAATCCTGTACAAGGCAGAATGTTTTTTCCCTGGATTTCCATACCGACAGCAGAGAAGCCTTTCAGAATTACTCCTATTGGAAAGCAGATAGCGAAATAAAATCTGGTTTATACAGGGACCATGAAAAAAGAAAAAAAGAGATAATTGATCAGAAAATCAATCAGTATCTTGAAAAAGAGATCACCATAAAGCAGATCAATGATAATTTGAAAAATGACGAACATCTGGATTTTTCTGTCCGTGTTGATATGATTGATACGGTTTTTATTTTATCCAAAAACAGCAATGCATCAAGTTCCAATCCCAATGTCTATATCATCGACGGCCGGAATAATTACAGGAATCAAAGAATCCTGGAGTACTCGCCTCCCTGTATTCCTGGTTGCGAAAAATCCATTCATGATGAAAAATGCCGATATATGAGAGCCGATTCCTCCCTTGAAGATTTTGTTCTTGATACAGCCATCGCCCGGGCCAAAAATTTCAAGAGTTCCTTTTTCGAGAACTACATTCTGGATATTGACTGCGATTTTTTTAATACTGAAAAGAGTCTCTATCCTGAGAACTTTGAGAC
Coding sequences within:
- a CDS encoding nucleotide pyrophosphohydrolase, translated to MSNGINDIVRKIIEFRDERNWSQFHSVKDLLIGLNIELGELQELFLWKSDSEVENVDKERIENEVADIAIFLIYICRHFDIDLLNAITEKIEINSKKYPVEKSRNSHKKYNEL